The following are from one region of the Stanieria sp. NIES-3757 genome:
- a CDS encoding alpha/beta hydrolase fold protein, translating to MKLHVEIQGTGFPILCLHGHPGSGRSMSVFTNFLSQKYQTIAPDLRGYGKSRPTNRFKMEDHLDDLEELLERLEIKRCLLLGWSLGGILALELALRLPQKFTGLILIASAARPRSNHPPITWLDLLYTGIAGIINYLKPGWQWNIDTFGKQSLFRYLLTQQNAQAYHYLAKEGVPAYLKTSTAAHQSLSQAISQGYNRLQELQLLDLPCLALAGAEDRHITAISSEETANALSSCQWRCFSNTAHLFPWEIPNLVQEEIEQWLDDYPETVMEKAN from the coding sequence ATGAAATTACACGTTGAAATTCAAGGAACAGGATTTCCAATTCTATGTTTACATGGTCATCCTGGTTCAGGACGAAGTATGTCAGTATTTACAAACTTTCTTTCCCAAAAATATCAAACCATTGCTCCAGATCTACGAGGATATGGTAAAAGTAGACCGACAAATAGATTTAAAATGGAAGACCATCTTGACGACCTTGAAGAGCTTTTGGAACGTTTAGAAATTAAACGCTGTTTACTTTTAGGCTGGTCTTTGGGAGGTATTTTGGCATTAGAATTAGCCCTCCGATTGCCACAAAAATTTACAGGGTTAATTTTAATCGCTTCGGCTGCTCGTCCTCGTAGTAATCATCCTCCCATTACTTGGCTAGATTTACTTTATACAGGAATTGCAGGGATCATTAATTACTTAAAACCTGGATGGCAATGGAATATAGATACTTTTGGTAAACAGTCTTTGTTTCGCTATCTTCTAACTCAACAAAATGCTCAAGCATATCACTATTTAGCCAAAGAAGGTGTTCCTGCTTATCTTAAAACTTCCACTGCTGCTCATCAATCATTATCTCAAGCGATTAGTCAAGGATACAATCGTCTTCAAGAGCTTCAATTACTCGATCTTCCCTGTTTGGCTTTAGCTGGGGCAGAAGATCGTCATATTACTGCTATTTCTAGCGAAGAAACTGCTAACGCACTAAGTTCTTGTCAATGGCGATGTTTTTCCAATACCGCTCATTTATTCCCTTGGGAAATTCCTAACTTAGTCCAAGAAGAGATCGAGCAATGGTTAGATGATTATCCTGAAACAGTTATGGAAAAAGCTAACTAA
- a CDS encoding binding-protein-dependent transport systems inner membrane component — translation MAIVKSNSQTTNFNLSQVVFGLIVILIIVFFLAPIVWQVLTSFKLNQDISAIPNIYFPKRITLTHYLELFNRRPFLLYILNSALVSIVSTFLCLILGSPAAYALARLKLPGEQIILAGILIITLFPYVLLFLGLLEIVKAIGLGNNYLALIIPYTAINLPLTILVMRSFFQQLPKDLEDAAKIDGYKTIPMLFNIVLPMTVPALITTGILTFIFAWNEYIFALTFITKETMKTIPVATAQLGGTTLFDIPYGPIASATVIGTLPLVLLVLFFQRRIVQGLTAGAVKG, via the coding sequence ATGGCAATTGTAAAATCTAATTCTCAAACTACTAATTTCAATTTATCCCAAGTTGTTTTTGGGTTGATAGTTATCTTGATCATTGTTTTTTTTCTTGCGCCGATTGTTTGGCAGGTACTAACTTCTTTTAAGTTAAATCAAGATATCTCAGCAATCCCCAATATTTATTTTCCTAAAAGAATTACTTTAACTCATTATTTAGAACTCTTTAATCGTCGTCCTTTTTTACTCTATATTCTGAATAGTGCTTTAGTTTCAATTGTTTCAACATTTTTATGCCTTATATTAGGTTCTCCTGCTGCTTATGCTTTAGCCAGATTAAAACTTCCAGGAGAACAAATTATTTTAGCAGGTATTTTAATCATCACTTTATTTCCCTATGTACTACTATTTTTAGGATTATTAGAAATAGTCAAGGCAATCGGTTTGGGAAATAATTATCTAGCTTTAATTATTCCTTATACAGCTATTAACTTACCCTTGACTATTTTAGTTATGCGTAGCTTTTTCCAGCAATTACCTAAAGATTTAGAAGATGCAGCCAAAATTGATGGTTATAAAACCATTCCGATGTTGTTTAACATTGTCTTACCAATGACCGTTCCTGCTTTGATTACTACTGGAATATTAACGTTTATATTTGCTTGGAATGAATATATTTTCGCTTTGACTTTTATTACTAAAGAAACTATGAAAACTATTCCTGTAGCTACAGCACAATTAGGAGGAACAACTTTATTTGACATTCCTTACGGACCGATCGCGTCTGCTACAGTAATAGGTACGCTGCCTTTAGTTTTGCTGGTTTTATTTTTCCAACGTCGCATTGTTCAAGGTTTGACGGCGGGTGCAGTTAAGGGATAA
- a CDS encoding sulfotransferase, whose translation MKDLQLGATLEQQGNLEEAVFAYRRAVKTEPKSAQAHHLLAKALTKKGYWQEAINYYHKTVELEPKLFNSCQELGKYLIKLNHQDKAISLYQKVGETLAKKNLFHDAIAIYEQAVQLDLDQKWFYLYIGDIYNRQGNSLAAIEAYLKAIAIAPEFWQPHDRLLIKVQREKLVPELLERMIEPYQEVIRKRPDYLLGYSNLGDILTKLGRLDQAISCYQNASYRQNLKLKPKFVEQAWDAGKRGQEPKFVIIGSMRCGTTSLYEYLTFHPQFVPALKKEVKFFNFNFDAGKEWYLAHFPAIAEGKNYVTGEGSPDHLYYPEVAPRILELFPDMKLIVMLRNPIDRSISQYYHWRKVGAEFRSLKDAIADEIELINQMSRPSFDGKINRKGGSGCLLESVYIHFLQQWMSIIPKEQFLILKSEDFYQNTPATLNQVFDFIGLPNYQLKDYKTYNAGSYSDIEPEMRQLLAECFQPHNQRLEEFLEMKFDWN comes from the coding sequence ATGAAAGATTTACAATTAGGAGCTACTTTAGAACAACAAGGAAATTTAGAAGAAGCAGTTTTTGCTTATCGTCGTGCTGTTAAGACTGAACCGAAATCGGCTCAAGCTCATCATCTTTTAGCCAAAGCTTTGACTAAAAAAGGCTATTGGCAAGAAGCTATTAATTATTATCATAAAACCGTAGAATTAGAACCTAAATTATTTAATTCTTGTCAAGAATTAGGTAAATATTTAATCAAATTAAATCATCAAGATAAAGCGATTAGTTTATATCAAAAAGTCGGCGAGACTTTAGCAAAAAAAAATCTTTTTCACGATGCGATCGCGATTTATGAGCAAGCAGTACAATTAGATTTAGATCAAAAGTGGTTTTATCTTTATATTGGAGATATATATAATCGCCAAGGTAATTCTTTAGCAGCTATTGAAGCATATTTAAAAGCAATTGCGATCGCGCCTGAATTTTGGCAACCTCATGATCGTTTATTGATTAAAGTTCAACGAGAAAAACTAGTTCCTGAATTATTAGAAAGGATGATTGAACCTTATCAAGAAGTAATTAGGAAACGTCCTGATTATTTACTTGGTTATTCTAATTTAGGAGATATTTTAACTAAATTAGGTCGTTTAGATCAAGCAATTAGTTGTTATCAAAATGCTAGTTATCGACAAAATTTAAAACTCAAACCAAAATTTGTCGAACAAGCGTGGGATGCAGGAAAAAGAGGACAAGAACCGAAATTTGTTATTATTGGTTCGATGCGTTGCGGTACAACTTCACTTTATGAATATTTAACTTTTCATCCTCAATTTGTTCCTGCTCTCAAAAAAGAAGTCAAGTTCTTTAATTTTAATTTTGATGCTGGCAAAGAATGGTATTTAGCTCATTTTCCTGCCATCGCTGAAGGAAAAAATTATGTAACTGGTGAAGGTAGTCCCGATCATCTTTATTATCCAGAAGTAGCACCCAGAATTCTTGAATTATTTCCCGACATGAAATTAATTGTGATGTTGAGAAATCCAATTGACCGTTCTATTTCTCAATACTATCACTGGCGAAAAGTTGGCGCAGAATTTCGTTCTTTAAAAGATGCGATCGCGGATGAAATTGAATTAATTAACCAAATGTCACGACCTTCTTTTGATGGCAAAATCAACCGAAAAGGTGGTTCAGGTTGTTTACTAGAAAGTGTTTATATCCACTTTTTGCAACAATGGATGTCAATTATTCCTAAAGAGCAATTTTTAATTTTAAAAAGCGAAGACTTTTATCAAAATACACCAGCTACACTCAATCAAGTTTTTGATTTTATTGGCTTACCAAATTATCAACTTAAAGACTATAAAACTTATAATGCTGGTTCTTATTCTGATATTGAACCAGAAATGCGTCAGCTTTTAGCTGAATGCTTCCAACCCCACAATCAAAGATTAGAAGAATTTTTAGAAATGAAATTTGACTGGAATTAA
- a CDS encoding ribonuclease III yields the protein MSLPEPDRDQPELTTSASAWTEASLLSNQMATSLVSQVESLSPSALAYIGDAVYELYVRTCYLIPPKRLADYHNQVVAQVRAESQADYLQLLQPYLTFSEQEIVRRGRNAVDKKPRRISAQIYQQATSFETLLGYLYLTNPQRLDELLAKLGINSTKSLS from the coding sequence GTGAGTTTACCAGAACCAGATCGAGATCAACCAGAGTTAACAACTTCGGCTTCTGCTTGGACAGAAGCTAGTTTATTGTCTAATCAAATGGCAACTTCTCTTGTTTCCCAAGTAGAAAGCTTGTCACCTAGTGCTTTGGCGTATATTGGGGATGCAGTCTATGAACTATACGTTCGTACTTGCTACCTCATCCCGCCGAAACGGCTTGCAGATTATCATAATCAAGTTGTTGCTCAAGTAAGAGCCGAAAGTCAGGCAGATTATCTCCAATTACTTCAACCTTATCTGACTTTCTCAGAACAGGAAATTGTACGTCGTGGACGGAATGCAGTTGACAAGAAACCACGACGTATATCTGCCCAAATTTACCAACAGGCTACCAGTTTTGAAACTTTGCTAGGCTATCTTTATCTAACCAATCCTCAACGTTTAGATGAATTATTAGCTAAATTAGGGATTAATTCTACAAAATCTTTGAGTTAA
- a CDS encoding prepilin-type N- cleavage/methylation domain protein, whose amino-acid sequence MPIRNLLKVFLKQKNNAGFTLTELLIGAAIASVVVGAAGFGLLQIMKTSQKGSVQSEKRSEIARAYDFISDEIRRAELIEPNATNATGFTSTGKTVVFALKIPGIDNDGNATTQARVVYYLKDPESNSVWKGPKVVYRWGPPLNDSGNYTSATWQDRPLVDGIVANITAPNCGTSWTLTPSASGSTTSGFAACIASDAKTAKLFINGDIVTSSEGSSIYQADTKTVARADTDAEIKAGFGPMNPPSPLGGKFKCQKPTGGGSPTLVNVNTTLQLDNETAETLSSGQFASSQPTSNQTVKVASAPVDCTASDSPFQSVTPVNVEIQLTEVSGSRVKTENGFTYPNVAPINPSNSKILVLHNGFDTTPYNIQFDGQKTLKEYLIDKGFEFYPDPNSNKIKLNYNQLILAFEIGQNDPQIGTPAIPNPGFDYQDNLVLVNYKNLN is encoded by the coding sequence ATGCCAATACGCAACTTATTGAAAGTATTTTTAAAACAAAAAAATAATGCTGGTTTCACCTTAACGGAATTGTTAATAGGAGCAGCTATTGCTTCTGTAGTTGTTGGTGCTGCTGGTTTTGGCTTATTACAAATAATGAAAACGAGCCAAAAGGGTAGTGTTCAGTCAGAAAAGCGTTCTGAAATAGCTCGTGCTTATGATTTTATTTCTGATGAGATTAGAAGGGCTGAATTAATTGAGCCAAATGCAACCAATGCTACAGGTTTTACATCTACAGGCAAAACAGTTGTTTTTGCACTCAAAATTCCAGGAATAGATAACGACGGTAATGCTACGACTCAGGCAAGAGTTGTTTACTATCTTAAAGACCCAGAAAGTAATTCTGTCTGGAAAGGACCTAAAGTAGTTTATCGCTGGGGTCCACCCCTAAACGATAGTGGCAATTATACATCAGCAACTTGGCAAGATAGACCACTCGTTGACGGAATTGTTGCCAATATTACTGCTCCCAATTGTGGCACTAGTTGGACACTAACACCATCAGCGAGTGGTTCTACAACTTCTGGTTTTGCAGCTTGTATTGCTTCAGATGCTAAAACAGCAAAGCTTTTCATCAATGGTGATATCGTGACATCCTCAGAAGGCAGCAGTATTTATCAAGCAGATACTAAAACAGTTGCTAGAGCTGATACTGACGCTGAAATTAAGGCTGGTTTCGGCCCAATGAATCCTCCCTCTCCACTTGGGGGTAAATTTAAATGCCAAAAACCAACAGGTGGAGGTTCTCCCACTCTTGTAAACGTAAATACAACGCTGCAACTTGACAATGAAACAGCAGAAACACTGTCAAGTGGACAATTTGCTAGTAGCCAACCTACTTCAAACCAAACAGTTAAAGTTGCTTCTGCGCCAGTTGATTGCACTGCTTCAGATTCTCCATTTCAGTCTGTTACTCCAGTAAATGTAGAGATTCAATTAACTGAAGTTAGTGGTTCTCGTGTAAAAACTGAAAATGGTTTTACTTATCCAAACGTTGCTCCTATCAATCCTTCTAATTCAAAGATTTTAGTTTTACATAATGGTTTCGACACGACTCCTTACAATATACAATTCGATGGTCAAAAAACTCTAAAAGAATATTTAATTGATAAAGGATTTGAATTCTATCCAGATCCAAATAGCAATAAAATTAAACTAAATTACAATCAGTTAATACTTGCTTTTGAAATTGGTCAAAATGACCCACAAATTGGAACTCCTGCTATTCCTAATCCAGGTTTTGATTATCAAGATAATCTTGTATTAGTTAATTATAAAAACTTAAATTAA
- the rpmB gene encoding 50S ribosomal protein L28 yields MSRRCQLTGKKANNAFAVSHSHRRTKRLQHANLQTKRVWWPEGNRWVKLRMSTKAIKTLEKKGIDAMAKEAGINLNKF; encoded by the coding sequence GTGTCTCGCAGATGTCAATTAACAGGCAAAAAAGCCAACAATGCTTTTGCTGTGTCTCACTCTCATCGTCGTACGAAAAGATTACAGCATGCTAATCTACAAACTAAAAGAGTTTGGTGGCCAGAAGGTAATCGTTGGGTGAAATTACGTATGTCTACCAAGGCAATCAAAACCCTTGAAAAGAAAGGCATTGATGCAATGGCAAAAGAAGCAGGCATTAATCTTAATAAATTTTAA
- a CDS encoding RNA methyltransferase, TrmH family, group 3, with protein sequence MSEQSFIKRDPVPQHLRKNKSQSKERKSKLQSSRKSNQIEFDPKLEQEDSELVYGRHSVLAILKSDSNIDRIWVTAKLRQVPQFYSLLQSAKANGAIIDEVEMRRLDLLTQGGNHQGIAVQIAPYSYWELEDLLEHAKTTSTEPVIIIADGINDPHNLGAIIRTAEAMGVQGLVIPQRRAVGVTSTVMKVAAGALATFPVARVVNLSQALDKLKEAGFWLYGTSAESSKLLHTINFRGAIGLVIGSEGKGLSNLIQRNCDELVAIPLSGETPSLNASVATAIAIYEICRQRFSN encoded by the coding sequence ATGAGCGAGCAATCTTTTATTAAACGGGATCCAGTTCCCCAACATTTGAGGAAAAATAAATCTCAGTCAAAAGAGCGCAAATCTAAGCTTCAATCATCTCGTAAAAGTAATCAAATCGAATTCGACCCCAAACTCGAACAAGAAGATTCTGAGTTAGTTTATGGTCGCCATTCTGTTTTAGCAATTTTGAAAAGTGACAGCAATATTGATCGCATCTGGGTTACTGCCAAGTTACGACAAGTTCCTCAATTTTATTCTCTTCTTCAATCAGCTAAAGCGAATGGAGCGATCATAGACGAAGTAGAAATGCGTCGTCTAGATTTACTAACTCAAGGCGGAAATCACCAAGGAATAGCAGTGCAAATTGCTCCTTATTCTTATTGGGAGTTAGAAGATTTACTTGAACATGCCAAAACTACCTCTACAGAACCAGTAATTATTATTGCTGATGGCATAAACGATCCCCATAATTTAGGTGCAATTATTCGTACTGCTGAGGCAATGGGCGTACAAGGTTTGGTTATACCTCAAAGACGAGCAGTAGGAGTTACTTCTACAGTGATGAAAGTAGCAGCAGGAGCTTTAGCAACTTTCCCTGTTGCGCGAGTAGTCAATTTAAGCCAAGCTTTAGACAAGTTAAAAGAAGCAGGCTTTTGGCTCTATGGCACTAGTGCTGAAAGTAGTAAACTGTTACACACAATTAATTTTCGAGGAGCGATAGGATTAGTAATAGGTTCGGAAGGAAAAGGTCTAAGTAATTTGATTCAACGTAATTGTGATGAGTTGGTAGCTATTCCTTTATCGGGAGAAACTCCTAGCCTTAATGCTTCGGTAGCAACAGCTATTGCTATTTACGAAATTTGTCGTCAAAGATTTTCTAATTAG
- a CDS encoding hypothetical protein (Domain of unknown function DUF1816): MLKEILTKVLDSVGRAYWVEITTDTPACIYYFGPFLTAREAEIAQAGYIEDLKGEGAQGISLTVKRCQPSELTIFDELDEPVDFKTVPAFGKSY, from the coding sequence ATGCTTAAAGAAATCTTAACTAAAGTTCTAGATAGCGTAGGTAGAGCTTATTGGGTTGAAATTACTACTGATACTCCTGCTTGCATTTATTATTTTGGCCCTTTTTTGACTGCTAGAGAAGCCGAAATTGCCCAAGCTGGTTACATCGAAGATTTAAAAGGAGAAGGCGCGCAAGGGATTTCGTTGACTGTCAAACGTTGTCAACCAAGTGAATTAACAATTTTTGATGAGTTGGATGAACCTGTGGATTTTAAGACTGTTCCTGCTTTCGGCAAATCCTACTAA
- a CDS encoding type 4 prepilin-like protein produces MQLFNAPKKNAGFTLIEIMTTAIVVGVLAAIAVPSFVGLFNQNKVKEAVVQVEGALKEAQRQAMRRGKQCTVSINAGTITATPNGCLSSQRQIDSSININTDPNTSPLNITFSHRGNVTSTYAIVLSSNNTNEKKCVLISDGLGIIKQSNYQGSVSSTIYPNQCKLSD; encoded by the coding sequence ATGCAGCTTTTCAATGCCCCTAAAAAAAATGCCGGTTTTACTCTAATAGAAATCATGACTACAGCAATTGTGGTTGGAGTTTTAGCTGCTATCGCTGTTCCTAGTTTTGTTGGTTTATTTAATCAAAATAAAGTAAAAGAAGCAGTAGTCCAAGTCGAAGGCGCACTTAAAGAAGCACAACGACAAGCAATGCGTAGAGGCAAACAATGCACAGTTAGTATCAATGCTGGGACTATTACTGCAACTCCTAACGGTTGTTTATCAAGTCAGCGTCAAATTGATAGCAGTATAAATATTAATACTGACCCAAATACTTCTCCTTTAAATATTACTTTCTCCCATAGAGGAAATGTCACCAGTACTTACGCGATCGTTCTTTCATCTAATAATACTAATGAAAAAAAATGTGTATTGATTTCAGATGGATTGGGAATTATTAAACAAAGTAATTATCAAGGTAGTGTTAGTTCCACAATTTATCCTAATCAATGTAAGCTTTCCGACTAA
- a CDS encoding type 4 prepilin-like protein, which yields MRLYKLNKRGLSKAEALRDRGYSLIEILVVVIIVGILAAIAIPNFAGLLAQQRVSEGFETVKGAIKEAQRQAIRKGRRCRIQIDTTNRTIKVKTPDVDGSYEGCLFSDRSLPTGVEIKTNYDTPVITFSPRGNTNSAGTIVVYHNQNNSTKKCLAISLGLGILRSGNYTGDVSRSVSATNCETN from the coding sequence ATGAGATTATACAAGCTCAACAAAAGAGGTCTCAGCAAAGCTGAGGCACTACGTGATCGCGGTTATAGTTTGATTGAAATTTTGGTAGTAGTAATTATAGTTGGTATTTTAGCTGCGATCGCAATTCCTAATTTTGCTGGTTTATTAGCGCAACAAAGAGTTAGTGAAGGTTTTGAAACAGTCAAAGGTGCAATTAAAGAAGCACAAAGACAAGCTATTCGGAAAGGCAGACGTTGCCGAATTCAAATCGATACAACTAATCGTACAATTAAAGTTAAAACTCCCGATGTTGATGGTAGTTATGAAGGCTGTTTATTCAGCGATCGCTCTTTGCCAACTGGAGTAGAAATTAAAACCAATTACGACACACCAGTAATTACTTTTTCGCCACGAGGTAATACTAATAGTGCTGGTACAATTGTTGTTTATCATAATCAAAATAATTCTACTAAAAAATGTTTGGCTATTTCTCTGGGACTAGGAATTTTAAGAAGTGGAAATTATACAGGAGATGTCTCTCGTTCAGTTAGTGCTACTAATTGTGAAACTAATTAG
- a CDS encoding sulfotransferase — protein MTVATFTEQDFLPEESPREETSQSSKQAEGIQIDCQYNSDILLIACGGISQGMGILPYEFSRITSDFKIKKIFLRDGLQSWYQNGIQPIGNNIAQIVNYLKSFIQEQQIQKVLVTGNSAGGYAAILFAYLLEADVAIAFSPQTFIDPKNRAIFGDSRWQSQLNKLYQSLSNETSNQYFDLIKLWQNKNTIKTQFYIYFCRENHLDTVHAARLQNCQNVTLQAYDGNEHNIVKTLRNIGILKPLLLTKLYPESAQLYYEQGLAYTKQNYLDKAIYSYLRAIEIEPNYLEPYCQLGQIYFKQKKWEQAIAIYQQGIDFSGENAFFLEQLGQIYLQQHNWSLAMKSYQKALELDPEFTWLGYEQNRSYKIGQFYNQLGTIFEKQKKWNKAIEFYLQAIEIQPSIKSIYTKIRNIQKINFNQIDQIINCYQQAQQKETIFPSEYYITVGDLLTRQEKFDEAANHYRHACYTITTQSRPDFVEKYWNYQQSQGPNFIIIGAAKAGTTSLYHYLSQHPQILPAVKKEVGYFNRSDYLPADLNWYLSHFPTIPEGTNFLTGEATPSYLISDVQEKVFTLFPQIKLITLLRDPVERAISHYYHRCKHGWENNSLEVAINSELEMLKELDCQEKIEQFCREKNSIYLLGGLYVHTLKRWLNVFPQEQILILTNEKLLAEPEQTMKRIYNFLNLADNQNLKFKKHNVGSYNHQDEQLRESLSQFFKSHNIQLEEYLGMKLDWT, from the coding sequence ATGACTGTTGCAACTTTTACCGAACAAGATTTTCTACCAGAAGAGTCTCCAAGAGAGGAAACCTCTCAAAGTTCAAAACAAGCAGAAGGTATTCAGATAGATTGTCAGTATAACAGTGATATTTTATTGATCGCTTGTGGTGGTATTTCTCAAGGAATGGGAATTCTTCCTTATGAATTTTCTCGCATTACCTCAGATTTTAAAATCAAAAAAATATTTTTAAGAGATGGTTTACAAAGTTGGTATCAAAACGGAATTCAACCAATCGGCAATAATATTGCACAAATTGTTAATTATTTAAAATCTTTTATTCAAGAACAACAAATTCAAAAAGTATTAGTTACAGGTAACTCTGCTGGAGGATATGCAGCTATTTTATTTGCTTATCTATTAGAAGCAGATGTTGCGATCGCATTTTCTCCCCAAACTTTTATTGACCCTAAAAATCGTGCTATTTTTGGTGATAGTCGTTGGCAATCTCAGCTAAATAAATTATATCAATCTCTTAGTAATGAAACTTCCAATCAATATTTTGATTTAATTAAACTTTGGCAAAATAAAAATACAATTAAAACTCAATTTTATATTTATTTTTGTCGAGAAAATCATCTAGACACAGTTCATGCAGCTCGTCTTCAAAATTGCCAGAATGTTACTCTTCAAGCTTATGATGGGAACGAGCATAACATAGTTAAAACTCTCAGAAATATTGGTATCCTTAAACCGCTTCTTTTAACCAAATTATATCCAGAATCAGCCCAATTATATTATGAGCAAGGGCTAGCTTATACCAAACAAAATTATTTAGATAAAGCAATCTATTCCTATCTTCGAGCCATTGAAATTGAACCTAATTATTTAGAACCTTATTGCCAATTAGGACAGATTTATTTTAAACAAAAAAAATGGGAACAAGCGATCGCTATTTATCAACAAGGTATAGATTTTAGCGGAGAAAATGCTTTTTTCTTGGAACAATTAGGACAAATTTATCTTCAGCAGCATAATTGGTCTTTAGCTATGAAGAGTTACCAAAAAGCTTTGGAACTCGATCCAGAATTCACTTGGCTAGGTTATGAACAAAATAGAAGTTATAAAATTGGGCAGTTTTATAATCAATTAGGTACAATTTTTGAAAAACAAAAAAAATGGAATAAGGCAATTGAATTTTACTTGCAAGCAATTGAGATTCAACCAAGCATTAAATCTATTTATACTAAAATTAGAAATATTCAAAAAATTAATTTTAATCAAATCGATCAAATTATTAATTGTTATCAACAAGCCCAACAAAAAGAAACTATTTTTCCCTCGGAATATTATATTACAGTAGGAGATCTATTAACTCGACAAGAAAAATTTGACGAAGCAGCTAATCATTATCGTCATGCTTGTTATACTATCACTACTCAAAGTCGACCCGATTTTGTTGAGAAATATTGGAATTATCAACAGTCTCAAGGTCCTAATTTCATAATAATTGGAGCAGCAAAAGCAGGAACAACTTCTCTTTATCATTATTTATCACAACACCCTCAAATTTTACCAGCCGTAAAGAAAGAAGTAGGATATTTTAATCGCAGCGATTATTTACCAGCAGATCTTAATTGGTATTTATCTCATTTTCCTACAATTCCTGAAGGGACAAATTTTCTCACAGGTGAAGCTACTCCTTCTTATTTAATTAGTGATGTTCAAGAAAAAGTTTTTACTTTATTTCCTCAGATTAAATTAATTACTCTTTTAAGAGATCCTGTTGAAAGAGCTATTTCTCACTATTATCATCGTTGTAAACATGGTTGGGAAAACAACTCTTTAGAAGTAGCAATCAATTCTGAATTAGAAATGCTTAAAGAGCTTGATTGCCAAGAAAAAATTGAACAGTTTTGCCGAGAAAAAAATTCAATTTATTTGTTAGGTGGTTTATATGTTCATACTCTTAAAAGATGGTTAAACGTATTTCCTCAAGAACAAATTTTAATTTTAACCAATGAAAAGTTATTGGCAGAGCCAGAACAAACTATGAAACGAATTTATAATTTTCTCAATTTAGCTGATAATCAAAATTTAAAATTCAAAAAACATAATGTTGGCTCTTACAATCATCAGGATGAGCAGCTTAGAGAAAGTTTGAGTCAGTTTTTTAAAAGTCATAATATTCAGCTAGAAGAATATCTTGGCATGAAATTGGATTGGACTTAA
- a CDS encoding binding-protein-dependent transport systems inner membrane component: MTINSQEKLTGCLLLIPALLVLLLVFIYPIGRAFWLSFFTENLGTQLNPVFSGIGNYQRMLGDGRFWQTMGNTTVFTVVSVILELLLGLAIALVLNQSFRGRGIVRTIAIIPWALPTAVMGLAWAWIFNDQFGVVNDILQRLGLIDTGINWLGEPSLAMVALIIADVWKTTPFISIILLAGLQSIPEDLYEAHAIDGANYWQSFYQITLPLLMPQILIALLFRFAQAFGIFDLVQVMTSGGPAGATETVSIYIYSMVMRYLDFGYGAALVVVTFLLLVLVVIATSYFLQKLRNI; the protein is encoded by the coding sequence ATGACTATTAATTCCCAAGAAAAACTCACAGGATGCTTACTATTAATCCCAGCTTTATTGGTTTTATTATTAGTATTTATTTACCCAATAGGACGAGCTTTTTGGTTAAGTTTTTTTACAGAAAATCTTGGTACACAATTAAACCCAGTTTTTTCAGGAATTGGTAATTATCAAAGAATGCTTGGGGATGGCAGATTTTGGCAAACAATGGGAAATACAACGGTATTTACAGTTGTGAGTGTAATTTTAGAATTATTGTTAGGTCTAGCTATTGCTCTGGTTCTAAATCAATCTTTTCGAGGTAGAGGGATTGTCAGAACTATTGCCATTATCCCCTGGGCATTACCAACCGCAGTTATGGGATTAGCCTGGGCATGGATTTTTAACGATCAATTTGGTGTTGTTAATGATATTTTGCAACGATTAGGATTGATTGATACAGGTATTAATTGGTTAGGAGAACCAAGTTTAGCAATGGTAGCTTTAATCATTGCTGATGTTTGGAAAACTACACCTTTTATTAGTATTATTCTACTTGCAGGATTACAATCAATTCCTGAGGATTTATACGAAGCTCATGCTATAGATGGTGCTAATTACTGGCAGAGTTTTTATCAAATTACTTTGCCTTTATTAATGCCTCAAATTTTAATTGCTTTACTGTTTAGATTTGCTCAAGCTTTTGGTATTTTTGATTTAGTTCAAGTTATGACTAGTGGTGGTCCAGCAGGAGCAACGGAAACAGTTTCTATCTATATTTATTCAATGGTAATGCGTTATCTTGATTTTGGCTATGGAGCAGCTTTAGTTGTAGTAACTTTTTTGTTGTTAGTGTTGGTTGTTATAGCTACTAGTTATTTTTTGCAAAAATTAAGAAATATTTAA